In Thermodesulforhabdus norvegica, the DNA window TGTATGTGGATGCCACTTTTCTGAATGTAAGGCGGGGCTCTGTGGAAAAAGAGCCTGTGTATGTGGTTGTTGGGCTTAATTGGGATGGGACAAGAGAAGTTTTGGGTTTTTGGCTCTTTGGTTCCGAGGGTGAGAGTGCCGTAAACTGGCAGGAAATATTTGGTGAACTCATATATGTGAGAGGTGAGATGTGAGGCGTGAGATGTTGGGAGTCGCTTTCCTCTCACATCTCTCACATCTCACATCTCACATCTCTCACATTTCAAGTCAAGGGGCCTTAAAAAAAGGGTTGATCTTTTCATAGCTGACGGTCTGAGAGGACTTGAAGAGGCTGTTTTCAGGGAATTTCCTGGATCAAGATTCCAGCTTTGTGTGCTTCATGCCGTGAAAGGGTCTCTGAAAAAGGTCAGAAAAAGAGACAGGGAAGCGGTGGCAGAATCTCTTAAGGCCATTTACAGGGCATCAAACCGGGAAAAAGCCAGACAGACCCTTATCGAGCTCAAGGAAAAATGGGGAAGATGTATCCTGAGGTGGTTAAAAGGTGGGAGGAAAGCTTTAATAATCTCACCACCTTTATGGACTATCTATAGTGACCCCCAACTGGACTGGACCAGTAACAAGAGGTAAATCTGGTCCTGGAAAGGGGGAGCGTGATGGAAGGGAAAGTCGTCAAGCCGTTTCGTATCCAAAGATGATGGACAGCCAATCGTAAAAGGGAGATCGTGCTGGAGATTCTCAGGGGTCACAAGACCATCGTGGACGTGGCGCGCGAGCACGATCTGAAGCAGAGCGAGATCCAGCAATGGATCGATACCTTCATTGAGTTCGGCACACAGGCCCTCAAGGTCAATCCGAAATCCATGGAGGCGGTCTACCAGAAGGAGCTCAAGCGCCACAGGGAAAAGACCGGTGA includes these proteins:
- a CDS encoding transposase, yielding MADGLRGLEEAVFREFPGSRFQLCVLHAVKGSLKKVRKRDREAVAESLKAIYRASNREKARQTLIELKEKWGRCILRWLKGGRKALIISPPLWTIYSDPQLDWTSNKR
- a CDS encoding helix-turn-helix domain-containing protein — translated: MLEILRGHKTIVDVAREHDLKQSEIQQWIDTFIEFGTQALKVNPKSMEAVYQKELKRHREKTG